The following proteins come from a genomic window of Acomys russatus chromosome 17, mAcoRus1.1, whole genome shotgun sequence:
- the LOC127201481 gene encoding cytochrome P450 2D26 — MGLLVGDNLWPVVIFTAIFLLLLDLMHRRKFWTARYPPGPVPLPGLGNLLQVDYENMPYSFYKLRQRYGDVFSLQMAWKPVIVINGLKAVRELLVTCGDDTADRPEMPIYNHLGYGHKSKGVILAPYGPEWREQRRFSVSTLRDFGLGRKSLEQWVTEEAGHLCDAFIQEAERPFEPSPLLSKAVANVIASLVYAQRFDYEDPFFNWMLKTLKESFGEDTGFVAEVLNALPILLHIPGLPHRAFPKLSSFIGSLDKMLIEHKTSWDPAQPPRDLTDAFLAEVEKAKGNPESSFNDENLRVVVADLFMAGMVTTSTTLSWALLLMILHPDVQRRVQQEIDEVIGQTRHPEMADQTRMPYTNAVIHEVQRFADIIPTNVPHMTSRDIELQGFHIPKGTTLIPNLSSVLKDETVWEKPFQFHPEHFLDAQGHFVKHEAFMPFSAGRRICLGEPLARMELFLFFTCLLQRFSFSVPDGQPRPSDQSNFALPVTPKPYQLCVAVR, encoded by the exons ATGGGGCTGCTGGTTGGTGATAACCTGTGGCCCGTGGTCATATTCACggccatcttcctgcttctgctggaCCTGATGCACCGGCGCAAGTTCTGGACTGCCCGCTACCCACCAGGTCCTGTGCCACTCCCTGGGCTGGGCAACCTGTTGCAAGTGGACTATGAGAACATGCCATACAGCTTCTACAAG CTTCGACAGCGCTATGGTGACGTGTTCAGCCTGCAGATGGCCTGGAAGCCTGTCATTGTGATCAATGGCCTGAAGGCCGTGCGGGAACTGCTGGTGACCTGTGGCGACGACACTGCTGACCGCCCTGAAATGCCCATTTATAATCACCTAGGCTATGGGCACAAGTCAAAAG GTGTGATCCTTGCACCGTATGGACCCGAGTGGCGAGAGCAGCGGCGATTCTCTGTGTCCACCCTGCGGGACTTCGGCCTAGGCAGGAAATCGCTGGAGCAGTGGGTGACCGAGGAGGCTGGCCACCTCTGTGACGCCTTCATCCAGGAGGCTG AGCGTCCTTTCGAACCCAGCCCGCTCCTGAGTAAGGCTGTGGCCAATGTGATCGCATCTCTCGTCTATGCCCAGCGATTTGATTATGAAGACCCTTTCTTCAACTGGATGCTCAAAACATTGAAAGAAAGTTTTGGAGAGGACACGGGCTTCGTTGCTGAG GTACTGAACGCACTCCCAATTCTCCTTCACATCCCTGGGCTGCCCCACAGAGCCTTCCCCAAGCTGAGTTCATTCATTGGCTCCCTGGATAAGATGTTGATTGAGCACAAAACAAGCTGGGATCCTGCCCAGCCACCTAGAGACCTGACTGATGCCTTCCTGGCTGAGGTGGAGAAG GCCAAGGGAAACCCTGAGAGCAGCTTCAATGATGAGAACCTGCGTGTGGTAGTAGCAGACCTGTTCATGGCGGGGATGGTGACTACATCAACCACGCTGTCCTGGGCCCTGCTGCTCATGATCCTGCACCCAGATGTTCAGC GCCGCGTCCAGCAGGAGATTGATGAAGTCATAGGGCAGACGCGGCACCCAGAGATGGCTGACCAGACCCGCATGCCCTACACCAATGCTGTCATCCATGAGGTGCAGCGTTTTGCGGACATCATACCAACCAATGTACCACACATGACGTCACGTGACATTGAATTACAAGGCTTCCACATCCCAAAG GGGACGACGCTCATCCCCAACCTGTCCTCCGTGCTGAAGGATGAGACCGTCTGGGAGAAACCCTTCCAATTCCATCCTGAGCATTTCCTGGACGCCCAGGGACACTTTGTGAAGCATGAGGCCTTCATGCCATTCTCCGCAG GCCGGCGCATATGCCTGGGGGAGCCCCTGGCCCGCATggagctcttcctcttcttcacctgCCTCCTGCAGCGCTTTAGCTTTTCAGTTCCTGATGGACAGCCCAGGCCCAGCGACCAAAGCAACTTTGCACTGCCAGTTACTCCAAAGCCTTACCAACTCTGTGTAGCCGTGCGCTAG
- the LOC127201001 gene encoding LOW QUALITY PROTEIN: cytochrome P450 2D27-like (The sequence of the model RefSeq protein was modified relative to this genomic sequence to represent the inferred CDS: substituted 1 base at 1 genomic stop codon), translated as MGLLVGDNLWPVVIFTAIFLLLLNLMHRCKFWTARYPPGPVPLPGLGNCCKWTMGTCHTASTSNRPLVFLSQVLNSLPMLLHIPGLPHTAFPKLSSFIGSLDKMLIEHKTSWDPAQPPXDLTDAFLAEMEKAKGSPESSFNVENLRMVVTDLFTAGMMTTSTTLSWALLLMILHPDVQRDAVPPWHVQEEIEVIRQTWRPEMADQARMPYTNAVVHEVQRFGDIAPLDFPHMTSRDIEVQGFRIPKWSSLLSNLYTPPPSPFNSATLSRGFTGHLHAMHTVLHPDGLHLDMGLFFLFFTCLLQRFSFSVPDGQPRPSNYGVIAVPVAPSPYQLCAVLRQQGH; from the exons ATGGGGCTGCTGGTTGGAGATAACCTGTGGCCCGTGGTCATATTCACggccatcttcctgcttctgctgaaCTTGATGCACCGGTGCAAGTTCTGGACTGCCCGCTACCCACCAGGTCCTGTGCCACTCCCTGGGCTGGGCAACTGTTGCAAGTGGACTATGGGAACATGCCATACAGCTTCCACAAG caatagaCCGCTTGTGTTTCTGTCCCAGGTGCTGAACTCACTCCCAATGCTCCTTCACATCCCTGGGCTGCCTCACACAGCCTTCCCCAAACTGAGTTCATTCATTGGCTCCCTGGATAAGATGTTGATTGAGCACAAGACAAGCTGGGATCCTGCCCAGCCACCTTGAGACCTGACTGATGCTTTCCTGGCTGAGATGGAGAAG GCCAAGGGGAGCCCTGAGAGCAGCTTCAATGTCGAGAACCTGCGCATGGTGGTGACTGACCTGTTCACCGCAGGGATGATGACCACGTCAACCACGCTGTCCTGGGCCCTGCTGCTCATGATCCTGCACCCGGATGTGCAGC GGGATGCTGTTCCTCCCTGGCACGTCCAGGAAGAGATTGAAGTCATAAGGCAGACGTGGCGCCCAGAGATGGCCGACCAGGCCCGCATGCCCTACACCAATGCTGTCGTCCATGAGGTGCAGCGCTTTGGGGACATCGCCCCATTGGATTTTCCACACATGACGTCACGTGACATTGAAGTACAGGGCTTCCGCATCCCTAAG TGGTCTtcactgctgagcaatctctacaccccccccccttccccttttAACAGTGCTactctgagccgg GGTTTCACTGGACATTTGCATGCCATGCACACGGTCCTACATCCTGATGGCCTCCACCTGGACATGgggctcttcttcctcttcttcacctgCCTCCTGCAGCGCTTTAGCTTCTCGGTGCCCGATGGACAGCCCAGGCCCAGCAATTATGGCGTCATTGCAGTTCCGGTTGCCCCCTCCCCCTACCAGCTCTGTGCTGTGCTGCGCCAGCAGGGACACTAA